The following coding sequences are from one Funiculus sociatus GB2-C1 window:
- the hpsE gene encoding hormogonium polysaccharide biosynthesis glycosyltransferase HpsE: MVDFTVAIRAYNAQKRLPDVLERLRSQINIEQINWEIVIVDNNSTDNTAQIIQGYQANWPKAYPLKYYFEPEQGAAVARQRTIKEAKGTFIGFIDDDNLPTPNWVAAAYSFGIAHPNAGAYGSEIRGEFEVAPPENFNKIAPIMAIVDRGDKPFRYDRVLPPGAGMVIRKQAWLESVPNRLFLKGPVGTSLTVKSEDIEALSYLKRQGWEIWHNPEMCIYHQIPKWRLERQYLMDLCRGAGIGRHHIRMIAFKPWQRPLIIPFYIASDLRKVILHFIKNYRILNTDNIAACEMQLFLSTLFSPLYIWKQHYLASQSPVVEKKQPNLSHC, encoded by the coding sequence ATGGTTGACTTTACCGTAGCTATTCGAGCGTATAACGCCCAAAAGCGTCTCCCAGATGTTTTAGAGAGATTGCGATCGCAAATTAATATAGAGCAGATAAACTGGGAAATTGTAATTGTTGACAATAACAGCACTGACAACACAGCTCAGATTATTCAAGGATATCAAGCAAATTGGCCTAAAGCTTATCCCCTCAAGTATTACTTTGAACCTGAGCAAGGAGCAGCAGTTGCACGACAACGCACAATAAAAGAAGCCAAAGGCACCTTTATAGGTTTTATTGATGATGATAATTTGCCGACTCCCAACTGGGTTGCAGCAGCTTATTCCTTCGGGATAGCGCATCCAAATGCCGGAGCTTATGGAAGTGAAATTCGCGGAGAATTTGAAGTCGCTCCGCCAGAAAACTTCAACAAAATAGCTCCAATTATGGCTATCGTAGATCGTGGTGACAAACCATTCCGCTATGACCGTGTACTTCCCCCTGGTGCGGGAATGGTGATTCGCAAACAAGCCTGGTTAGAAAGTGTTCCTAATCGTCTGTTTCTAAAAGGGCCTGTTGGTACATCTTTAACAGTAAAAAGTGAAGACATAGAAGCACTTTCATACCTGAAGCGGCAAGGTTGGGAAATTTGGCATAATCCGGAAATGTGCATTTACCATCAAATACCAAAATGGCGTTTAGAAAGACAGTATTTGATGGATTTGTGTCGGGGCGCTGGTATTGGTCGGCACCATATTCGGATGATCGCCTTTAAACCTTGGCAAAGGCCCTTGATTATCCCCTTCTACATAGCAAGCGACCTCCGCAAAGTAATTCTCCACTTCATCAAAAATTACCGCATTCTCAATACCGATAACATTGCAGCTTGCGAAATGCAGCTATTTTTAAGTACGCTTTTCAGCCCTTTGTATATTTGGAAACAGCATTATTTAGCTTCTCAGTCTCCAGTTGTCGAAAAAAAACAGCCAAATTTGAGCCATTGCTAA
- a CDS encoding NAD(P)H-dependent oxidoreductase — protein MIIVDKALQARDEAGNPIKVGMIGAGFMGRGIANQIINSVPGMELVAISNRSLDNAKRAYNEAGIEDLQIVKSVSELEDAIARGKYAITDDAMLLCKAEGIDALVEVTGAIEFGAHVAMEAIANRKHIILMDAELDGTIGPILKVYADKAGVIITACDGDQPGVQMNLYRFVKSIGLTPLLCGNIKGLQDPYRNPITQESFAKQWGQKPHMVTSFADGTKISFEQAIVANGTGMKVIKRGMLGYDYRGHIDELTTKYDIDQLKELGGIVDYVVGAKPGPGVFVFGTHDDPKQRHYLNLYKLGEGPLYSFYTPYHLCHFEVPLSVARVVLFNDAVLVPLGGPLVDVVATAKIDLKAGETIDGIGYFMTYGQCENSDVTQAENLLPIGLAEGCRLKRDILKDQVLTYDDVELPEGRLCDKLRAEQNAYFAPAKVPATVG, from the coding sequence ATGATTATTGTCGATAAGGCATTGCAAGCACGGGACGAAGCTGGAAATCCGATAAAAGTGGGCATGATTGGTGCTGGCTTTATGGGTCGAGGAATTGCTAATCAAATTATTAATTCTGTGCCGGGGATGGAGTTAGTAGCAATCTCTAACCGTAGCTTAGATAATGCTAAACGGGCATATAATGAGGCGGGAATTGAAGATTTGCAAATTGTCAAGAGTGTATCTGAATTGGAGGATGCGATCGCTCGCGGCAAATATGCAATCACCGATGATGCCATGTTGCTGTGCAAAGCCGAAGGCATTGACGCGCTAGTGGAAGTTACAGGCGCGATCGAATTTGGCGCTCATGTGGCAATGGAAGCGATCGCTAACCGCAAGCATATCATCCTCATGGATGCCGAACTCGACGGCACAATTGGCCCCATTTTAAAAGTGTATGCAGACAAGGCTGGTGTGATCATCACCGCTTGCGATGGCGACCAACCAGGCGTGCAAATGAACCTGTATCGGTTCGTTAAAAGTATTGGCTTGACCCCGTTACTATGCGGCAATATCAAAGGCTTACAAGATCCTTACCGCAACCCAATTACCCAAGAATCTTTCGCCAAGCAGTGGGGTCAAAAACCCCACATGGTGACAAGCTTTGCCGATGGTACCAAGATATCCTTCGAGCAAGCGATCGTTGCCAACGGGACGGGCATGAAAGTCATTAAGCGCGGTATGTTGGGATACGACTACAGGGGTCATATTGATGAACTGACCACTAAGTACGACATTGACCAGCTTAAAGAATTGGGCGGTATTGTTGATTACGTCGTCGGTGCCAAACCAGGGCCGGGTGTATTTGTGTTTGGAACTCACGACGACCCCAAGCAACGCCACTACCTGAATTTGTATAAATTAGGTGAAGGCCCCCTTTACAGCTTCTACACTCCCTACCATTTGTGTCACTTTGAAGTACCTTTATCGGTGGCGCGGGTTGTCCTGTTCAATGATGCGGTATTGGTTCCCTTGGGTGGCCCTTTAGTCGATGTGGTAGCTACTGCGAAAATCGACCTCAAAGCGGGGGAAACTATTGATGGCATTGGCTACTTTATGACCTACGGACAATGCGAAAATTCTGATGTCACCCAGGCGGAAAACTTGTTACCCATTGGTTTAGCTGAAGGGTGTCGCCTGAAGCGAGATATTCTTAAGGATCAAGTCCTCACCTACGATGATGTGGAATTGCCTGAAGGCAGACTTTGTGACAAGTTGCGGGCTGAGCAAAATGCTTACTTTGCCCCAGCAAAAGTTCCGGCTACAGTTGGGTAG
- the lhgO gene encoding L-2-hydroxyglutarate oxidase → MYDFAIIGGGIVGLSTGMALGKRYPNARIVVLEKESKWAYHQTGNNSGVIHSGIYYKPGSFKAKFCRDGCRSMVEFCQEYDIAHEICGKVIVATEEKELPRLENLYKRGLENGLKVTKISASEVKEIEPHVNCVAGIRVYTTGIADYKQVARKYAELIELQGGELRLNTKVEKIIGKGDTQVIETNNGIYETRCTINCAGLHSDRIAKLSQVDPQAKIVPFRGEYYELVPEKRYLVKTLIYPVPNPDFPFLGVHFTKMIDGSVHAGPNAVLSLKREGYKKTDFDLRDFAEVMTYPGFWKLAAKHADEGIQEIIRSFSKAAFVRSLQKLIPEVQAADLVPTHAGVRAQALMNDGKLVDDFLIVKGNNSVHVCNAPSPAATSSIEIGKAIVEQLPQPQHLQSAISV, encoded by the coding sequence ATGTATGACTTTGCAATCATCGGGGGGGGAATTGTTGGTCTTTCGACTGGCATGGCATTGGGCAAACGCTATCCAAACGCTCGCATTGTAGTGCTAGAAAAAGAAAGCAAATGGGCATATCACCAGACTGGCAATAACAGCGGTGTTATTCACTCTGGCATTTACTACAAGCCAGGGAGTTTCAAAGCTAAGTTTTGCCGAGACGGTTGTCGCTCAATGGTGGAATTCTGCCAAGAGTATGACATTGCTCATGAAATTTGCGGCAAGGTAATTGTTGCGACAGAAGAAAAAGAACTGCCGCGACTAGAAAATCTTTACAAACGCGGCTTAGAAAACGGACTGAAAGTTACTAAGATTAGCGCTTCAGAAGTCAAAGAAATTGAACCTCATGTCAACTGCGTGGCGGGAATTCGAGTTTATACAACTGGAATTGCCGACTATAAGCAGGTGGCTCGGAAATATGCTGAGTTGATCGAGTTGCAGGGTGGAGAGCTTCGTCTAAATACCAAAGTTGAAAAAATTATTGGAAAAGGCGATACTCAGGTAATTGAAACCAACAATGGTATCTATGAGACGCGCTGCACGATAAACTGTGCCGGACTGCATAGCGATCGCATTGCCAAACTTTCCCAAGTCGATCCCCAAGCTAAAATCGTCCCTTTCCGAGGGGAATACTACGAACTGGTTCCAGAAAAACGCTATCTTGTCAAAACCCTAATTTATCCAGTTCCCAACCCAGACTTCCCCTTCCTGGGTGTCCACTTCACAAAAATGATCGATGGCAGCGTCCACGCAGGGCCAAATGCGGTCTTGAGCCTCAAACGCGAAGGCTACAAAAAAACCGACTTTGACCTACGAGACTTTGCTGAAGTCATGACCTACCCTGGCTTCTGGAAACTAGCAGCCAAACACGCTGACGAAGGCATCCAAGAAATAATTCGCTCCTTCAGCAAAGCCGCCTTTGTCCGCAGTTTGCAAAAGCTAATTCCTGAAGTCCAAGCGGCCGATCTCGTTCCCACCCACGCCGGAGTTCGAGCCCAAGCTTTAATGAACGATGGCAAGCTAGTAGACGACTTTTTGATAGTCAAAGGTAACAACTCCGTCCACGTTTGCAACGCTCCTTCCCCAGCTGCGACTTCTTCAATTGAAATCGGCAAAGCAATTGTCGAACAACTTCCCCAACCGCAGCATCTACAATCAGCAATCAGCGTATAG
- the rfbC gene encoding dTDP-4-dehydrorhamnose 3,5-epimerase produces the protein MKFTETKLKGAFIIDLEQRPDDRGFFARTFCMEEFQEHGLKPTVAQCNLSFNHKKGTLRGMHYQIAPATETKLIRCTQGAIYDVIVDMRPNSPTYLLHIGVELTAENRRALYVPEMFAHGYQTLTDAAEVTYQVGEFYTPGYERGLHYDDPVLGIEWPLPVSEISVKDAAWPLLQSIPLGV, from the coding sequence ATGAAATTTACAGAAACCAAGCTCAAAGGTGCATTCATTATTGACTTAGAGCAACGACCAGATGATCGAGGCTTTTTCGCTCGTACTTTCTGCATGGAAGAATTTCAAGAACACGGGTTAAAGCCAACTGTTGCTCAATGCAACTTGTCTTTTAATCACAAGAAAGGAACGCTGCGGGGTATGCACTATCAAATCGCTCCGGCAACTGAAACCAAATTGATTCGCTGTACTCAGGGAGCAATTTATGATGTGATAGTAGATATGCGTCCTAATTCCCCTACATATCTTTTACATATTGGTGTAGAATTGACTGCCGAAAATCGTCGGGCTTTGTACGTACCAGAAATGTTTGCTCACGGCTACCAAACGCTCACGGATGCAGCTGAAGTGACGTATCAAGTGGGTGAGTTTTATACTCCAGGTTATGAGCGGGGCCTGCACTATGACGATCCTGTTTTGGGAATTGAATGGCCTTTACCTGTTAGCGAAATTTCTGTTAAAGATGCAGCTTGGCCCTTACTACAATCGATTCCTCTAGGAGTTTAG
- the rfbF gene encoding glucose-1-phosphate cytidylyltransferase, which translates to MKAVILAGGLGTRLSEETTIKPKPMVEIGGRPILWHIMKTYSAYGINDFIICCGYKGYIIKEYFANYFLHMSDVTFDMRFNQMNVHSGYAEPWRVTLVDTGENSMTGGRLKRVREHIGNETFCFTYGDGVSSVNIKELIEFHKEQKTLGTLTATRPAGRFGALSLGEEQDKIISFREKQDGEGAWINGGYFVLEPEVIDYIGGDSTVWEKEPLEKLADSGQLAAYKHPGFWQPMDTLRDKTYLEELWKSDKAPWKVWQ; encoded by the coding sequence ATGAAAGCAGTGATACTAGCTGGAGGACTTGGTACTCGTTTAAGTGAAGAAACCACTATTAAACCAAAACCTATGGTTGAAATCGGTGGTAGACCCATACTGTGGCACATTATGAAGACATACTCTGCCTATGGGATTAATGACTTCATTATCTGCTGCGGTTATAAAGGTTACATAATCAAGGAGTATTTTGCCAACTACTTCTTGCATATGTCCGATGTCACTTTTGATATGCGGTTTAACCAAATGAATGTTCATAGCGGATATGCTGAACCTTGGCGAGTCACATTGGTAGATACAGGTGAAAATTCCATGACTGGTGGACGGCTGAAGCGAGTAAGAGAGCATATTGGCAATGAAACCTTCTGCTTCACCTATGGAGATGGTGTCAGCAGTGTAAATATTAAAGAATTAATTGAGTTTCACAAAGAACAAAAGACTTTAGGAACATTGACTGCAACCCGTCCGGCTGGACGCTTTGGAGCGCTTTCTCTGGGAGAAGAACAAGATAAAATCATCAGCTTCAGAGAAAAGCAAGACGGAGAGGGAGCCTGGATAAATGGTGGTTATTTTGTTCTGGAGCCAGAAGTAATTGACTACATTGGAGGCGACTCCACAGTTTGGGAAAAAGAGCCATTAGAAAAACTAGCTGACTCTGGACAGCTAGCTGCTTACAAACATCCTGGTTTTTGGCAGCCGATGGATACTTTACGTGATAAAACCTATCTTGAAGAACTTTGGAAAAGTGATAAAGCACCTTGGAAGGTGTGGCAGTAA
- a CDS encoding NAD-dependent epimerase/dehydratase family protein has product MKIFVTGTEGYLGSLLAPLLMQRGHEVIGLDTGFYKVGWLYNATDLTAKTLNKDLRQITEEDLQGVEAIVHMAELSNDPAGQLSPNITYDINHKGSVRLANLAKSAGVRRFVYMSSCSVYGVATEGDVTEESPVNPQTAYAECKTFVERDVQPLADDDFSPTFMRNATAFGASPRMRFDIVLNNLAGLAWTTKEIKMTSDGTPWRPLVHALDICKAIVCTLESPRDIVHNQIFNVGDTAQNYRVKQIAEIIADVFEGCKLSFGESGSDNRSYRVSFEKINTTLPGFKCEWNAELGAKQLYDLFKQIDMTEDIFLFRGFTRLKQLEYLIRTQQIDRDFFWKK; this is encoded by the coding sequence ATGAAAATATTTGTCACTGGAACCGAAGGCTATCTTGGCTCATTATTAGCCCCCCTCTTGATGCAACGCGGACATGAAGTTATCGGCTTAGATACAGGCTTCTACAAAGTAGGCTGGCTCTATAACGCCACCGACCTAACTGCCAAAACCCTCAATAAAGATTTGCGGCAGATTACCGAAGAAGATTTACAGGGTGTAGAGGCAATTGTTCACATGGCTGAACTCTCTAACGACCCCGCCGGACAACTCTCACCTAATATCACCTACGACATTAACCACAAAGGTTCAGTTCGCCTTGCTAATTTAGCTAAATCAGCAGGCGTGCGTCGCTTCGTTTATATGTCATCTTGCAGTGTTTATGGCGTTGCGACTGAAGGTGATGTCACCGAAGAATCTCCCGTCAATCCTCAAACAGCTTATGCAGAATGTAAAACATTCGTAGAACGGGATGTCCAACCCCTAGCTGATGACGATTTTTCCCCCACCTTTATGCGGAATGCCACCGCTTTTGGTGCCTCTCCCAGAATGCGTTTTGATATTGTTTTAAATAACCTTGCAGGACTGGCTTGGACAACTAAAGAAATCAAGATGACCAGCGACGGGACACCTTGGCGGCCCTTGGTTCACGCTCTTGACATCTGCAAGGCAATTGTTTGCACCCTAGAATCTCCGCGAGACATTGTTCACAACCAAATCTTCAACGTAGGCGACACTGCTCAAAATTATCGAGTGAAACAAATTGCAGAAATTATCGCTGATGTCTTTGAAGGATGCAAATTAAGCTTTGGAGAAAGCGGTTCAGATAATCGCAGTTATCGTGTTTCTTTCGAGAAAATTAATACTACCCTACCGGGATTCAAATGTGAATGGAATGCCGAACTGGGAGCCAAGCAGTTATACGATTTGTTTAAGCAAATTGATATGACAGAAGACATTTTCTTATTTAGAGGCTTCACTCGGTTAAAACAGCTTGAATATCTGATTCGCACTCAGCAAATAGATCGAGACTTCTTCTGGAAAAAGTAA
- a CDS encoding glycosyltransferase — protein MKKIIMYRDKLLPYSETFIPTQVESLSSYTGFYVGTSRTPESKFLIPQERSITLSDLVSRPGIWKTAFKIGGIVHPKWFKFMQDLSPCIMHAHFGLDGIWGLLLAEKLGIPLLVTFRGNDITGMQASEIKQGRVEMLDFFFKRGQFYRDFYVSKRQQLFKEARYCIAVSDFIRSQLIEKGCPPEKAVVLYTGVNVDKFTPDPKVVREPIVLFVGRLVEKKGCEYLIRAMSQVQAIMPEVELVMIGDGSLRATLEELAKSSLKRYSFLGSRSHDVVKEWMNRAFLLCAPSITATTGDSEGLPNVVNEAAAMGLPVVASIHAGIPEAVVHGETGFLVPEKDWEAMAKRILTLLGDSSLRKRFAMAGRNRVEQEFNLKRNTEKLEKIYNSILAEFC, from the coding sequence ATGAAAAAAATCATCATGTATCGGGATAAACTGCTTCCTTACTCGGAAACCTTTATCCCAACTCAAGTAGAAAGTCTTTCATCCTATACAGGATTCTACGTTGGTACTTCACGAACTCCGGAATCTAAATTCCTTATTCCCCAGGAAAGAAGCATCACACTCAGCGATTTAGTCTCGCGTCCGGGGATTTGGAAAACCGCTTTTAAAATAGGTGGCATTGTTCATCCTAAATGGTTTAAGTTTATGCAAGATTTATCTCCTTGCATAATGCACGCTCACTTTGGCCTTGACGGAATTTGGGGACTCTTGTTAGCTGAAAAATTGGGGATTCCTCTGCTGGTAACTTTTCGGGGAAACGACATCACAGGAATGCAAGCCAGTGAAATCAAGCAAGGGCGCGTCGAAATGCTTGATTTCTTTTTTAAGCGAGGTCAGTTTTACAGAGATTTTTACGTAAGCAAACGTCAGCAGCTATTTAAAGAAGCTCGGTATTGCATTGCTGTCTCTGATTTTATCCGTTCCCAATTAATAGAAAAAGGATGTCCGCCAGAAAAAGCTGTAGTCCTCTATACTGGGGTGAATGTTGATAAATTCACCCCAGATCCTAAGGTGGTGCGTGAGCCAATAGTGCTATTTGTGGGACGCTTGGTGGAAAAAAAGGGTTGCGAATATCTCATCCGGGCCATGTCGCAGGTGCAGGCAATAATGCCTGAAGTCGAGTTAGTAATGATTGGAGATGGTTCACTGCGTGCCACTTTGGAAGAACTAGCTAAGAGTTCCTTAAAACGTTACAGTTTTTTAGGATCGCGATCGCACGACGTTGTTAAAGAGTGGATGAATCGAGCTTTTTTGCTCTGTGCGCCTAGCATCACAGCTACCACAGGAGATTCTGAAGGCTTACCTAATGTTGTCAATGAAGCCGCAGCAATGGGTTTACCTGTTGTAGCTTCTATTCATGCTGGTATCCCAGAAGCTGTAGTTCATGGAGAAACGGGTTTCTTAGTGCCAGAAAAAGATTGGGAAGCTATGGCTAAACGTATCTTAACTCTGCTAGGAGATTCCTCCTTGAGAAAACGTTTTGCTATGGCTGGGCGCAACCGCGTAGAACAAGAGTTTAATTTAAAACGCAATACAGAAAAGTTAGAAAAAATTTACAATAGCATTCTGGCTGAATTTTGCTAA
- a CDS encoding leucyl aminopeptidase encodes MEFRSTDTPRLDWSGDALAVGLFEDGLEITGDLAALDEKLAGTIKELIEETEFKGKEGSSAVTRVGGSSPIRKIMLVGLGKPEALKLETWRRAGAVVARLARKEKCKTLGVSLPVWNQDAEASASAIAQGILLALHKDNRFKSEPEDKDVQLERVDLLSLPGQESAINRAKAIADGVILARELVAAPANECTPITMAETAQAIAAEHGLQLEILEQQECEQLGMGAFLAVAKASDMPPKFIHLTYKPEGTPRRKLAIVGKGLTFDSGGLNIKGAGSGIETMKMDMGGGAATLGAAKAIGQLKPDVEVHFISAVTENMISGHAMHPGDVLKASNGKTIEVNNTDAEGRLTLADALVFTEKLGVDAIVDLATLTGACVIALGDDIAGLWSPDDAVANELLKASEMAGEKLWRMPMEEKYFEGLKSQIADMKNTGPRPGGSITAALFLKEFVKETPWAHLDIAGPVWADKENGVNNAGATGYGVRTLVNWVLN; translated from the coding sequence ATGGAATTTCGATCGACTGATACGCCACGTTTGGACTGGTCTGGGGATGCCCTCGCTGTTGGGCTATTTGAGGACGGATTGGAGATAACTGGCGATTTGGCGGCGCTGGATGAAAAACTCGCCGGGACTATCAAGGAATTGATTGAAGAGACGGAATTTAAGGGAAAAGAAGGCAGTAGCGCTGTAACTCGCGTTGGTGGAAGTAGCCCTATCCGCAAAATTATGTTGGTGGGATTGGGTAAACCAGAGGCTTTGAAGCTGGAAACTTGGCGGCGGGCTGGTGCTGTTGTTGCCCGGTTAGCGAGAAAGGAAAAGTGCAAAACTCTGGGGGTTAGTCTGCCAGTGTGGAATCAGGATGCAGAGGCGAGTGCGAGTGCGATCGCGCAAGGCATTCTCTTAGCTTTACATAAGGATAATCGGTTTAAGTCTGAACCGGAAGACAAAGATGTGCAGCTAGAACGTGTTGATTTACTCTCTTTGCCCGGTCAAGAGTCGGCAATTAATCGCGCTAAAGCGATCGCTGATGGCGTGATTCTGGCGCGGGAACTGGTAGCAGCACCAGCGAATGAGTGTACGCCGATAACTATGGCCGAAACTGCACAAGCGATCGCAGCAGAACACGGTCTACAATTAGAAATTCTGGAACAACAAGAGTGTGAACAGCTTGGCATGGGGGCATTTTTAGCTGTTGCTAAAGCTTCCGATATGCCCCCCAAGTTCATCCACCTCACCTACAAACCAGAAGGAACGCCCCGCCGGAAATTGGCAATTGTCGGCAAAGGTCTTACCTTCGATTCTGGCGGTCTTAACATTAAAGGTGCTGGCAGCGGCATCGAGACTATGAAGATGGATATGGGTGGTGGTGCCGCCACGCTTGGCGCTGCTAAGGCTATCGGTCAGTTGAAGCCAGATGTGGAAGTCCACTTTATCTCTGCTGTGACTGAGAATATGATTAGCGGTCACGCTATGCACCCAGGCGATGTCCTCAAAGCTTCCAACGGCAAAACGATTGAAGTTAACAATACCGATGCCGAAGGTCGATTGACTTTGGCGGATGCACTGGTATTTACGGAAAAGTTGGGCGTTGACGCTATTGTTGACTTAGCTACACTTACAGGTGCCTGCGTAATTGCACTGGGCGACGATATTGCTGGGTTGTGGAGTCCAGACGATGCAGTTGCCAACGAGTTGCTGAAGGCTTCGGAAATGGCTGGGGAAAAGCTGTGGCGGATGCCTATGGAAGAGAAATACTTTGAAGGACTCAAGTCGCAGATTGCCGATATGAAGAATACTGGCCCTCGTCCAGGTGGTTCGATTACTGCGGCTTTATTCCTGAAGGAGTTCGTCAAGGAAACTCCTTGGGCGCACCTAGACATTGCCGGCCCGGTTTGGGCGGATAAGGAAAACGGCGTTAACAATGCTGGTGCTACGGGTTACGGCGTTCGTACTTTGGTGAACTGGGTACTGAACTAG
- a CDS encoding glycosyltransferase family 2 protein encodes MADWHLKTPVAIFIFKRPDTTQKVFEAIRQAKPPKLLVVSNISPANKPDQAELNAEARAIIERVDWDCEILKNYSDTFLSAKDRIYSGLNWIFQNVEEAIILEDDCVPHPSFFRFCEEILEYYRDEPKIMGISGSNFLKGSTRTDYSYYYSLFPNLWGWASWRRAWQHMDLEMKLWPEVRDQGWLMDILSDSRAVDWWSNVFRAVHENRKDTWDYQWVLSCWLQQGLYVVPNVNLVSNIGFGLTSTHTRDIYDWRANMPVEAMSFPLKHPNFILRDSQSDSLVLERYYYGSTTPSLMQRVSREARRARSLIKKKIFARK; translated from the coding sequence ATGGCTGATTGGCACCTAAAAACACCAGTTGCTATTTTCATCTTCAAGCGCCCCGATACCACCCAAAAGGTATTTGAAGCAATCCGTCAAGCAAAACCACCCAAGCTCTTAGTAGTCTCTAATATTTCCCCAGCTAACAAACCAGACCAAGCTGAACTAAATGCAGAGGCTCGTGCAATTATTGAACGTGTTGATTGGGACTGCGAAATTCTAAAAAATTACTCTGATACTTTTCTTAGCGCTAAAGATCGCATTTACAGTGGCTTAAACTGGATATTCCAGAATGTAGAAGAGGCAATTATCCTAGAAGATGACTGCGTACCTCATCCCAGTTTCTTTCGGTTCTGTGAAGAAATTCTCGAATATTACCGAGATGAGCCGAAAATTATGGGAATTAGCGGCAGTAACTTCCTCAAGGGAAGCACTCGGACAGATTACAGCTACTATTATTCTCTCTTCCCTAATTTGTGGGGATGGGCATCTTGGCGACGAGCATGGCAACATATGGATCTGGAAATGAAGCTCTGGCCAGAAGTCCGAGATCAGGGATGGTTGATGGATATATTATCAGATTCTCGTGCTGTAGATTGGTGGAGTAACGTATTTCGAGCTGTCCACGAAAACCGTAAAGATACTTGGGATTATCAATGGGTACTTTCCTGCTGGTTGCAACAGGGATTGTACGTTGTGCCTAATGTTAATTTAGTTTCCAATATTGGCTTTGGTCTAACATCAACGCATACCAGAGATATTTATGATTGGCGGGCTAATATGCCTGTTGAAGCCATGTCATTTCCGCTCAAACATCCCAATTTTATTTTGAGGGATTCCCAATCTGATAGCCTTGTTTTAGAAAGATATTATTATGGCAGTACAACTCCAAGTTTAATGCAGCGTGTGAGCAGAGAAGCAAGACGAGCTAGAAGCCTGATAAAAAAGAAAATTTTTGCCCGAAAATAG